One genomic window of Glycine max cultivar Williams 82 chromosome 16, Glycine_max_v4.0, whole genome shotgun sequence includes the following:
- the LOC100799282 gene encoding rhomboid-like protein 19 isoform X2, with translation MGKIGARICNIKSLRQTNVTKTIPFAWNLITAGYVEQSIYGVVVSTLSLLFIGKLLEPIWGSREFFKFIFVVNLLTSVCLFITAIALYYITRLETYLYMPLSGFHGVVSGFLVGVKQIIPDQELPFIKIKTKWLPSITVLLSIAISFWTLEATAYLPTIISGTYISWIYLRYWQRKPETKHRGDLSEDFAFSTFFPEFLRPVIDPIASIFHRMLCGRYDASNDDGYSLENEPLPGSDSIEASRRRERGARALEERLAAERLAAARRELQREAEENV, from the exons ATGGGAAAGATTGGTGCTAGGATATGTAACATTAAGTCATTAAGGCAAACTAATGTTACTAA GACAATCCCATTTGCCTGGAATCTCATCACAGCTGGTTATGTTGAACAATCTATATATGGG GTAGTGGTCAGCACATTAAGTCTCCTGTTTATTGGGAAGCTGCTTGAACCAATATGGGGCTCCAGGGAATTCTTTAAATTCATCTTTGTGGTTAATCTTCTAACTTCAGTATGTTTATTCATCACTGCTATTGCTTTATACTACATTACAAGGCTGGAGACTTACCT TTACATGCCACTTTCTGGATTTCATGGAGTTGTATCTGGTTTCTTGGTTGGCGTCAAGCAAATTATACCAGATCAAGAGCTTCCTTTCATTAAGATAAAAACAAAG TGGTTGCCATCTATCACTGTATTGCTTTCCATTGCTATTAGCTTCTGGACGCTAGAGGCTACAGCATATCTTCCAACCATTATATCTGGCACGTATATAAGCTGGATTTATCTTAGATACTGGCAGAGGAAACCAGAAACTAAACATAGAGGTGACCTGAGTGAAGATTTTGCTTTCTCCACATTTTTTCCAGAATTTTTAAG ACCGGTCATTGACCCTATCGCTTCAATATTTCATCGAATGCTCTGTGGAAGATATGATGCTTCTAATGATGATGGCTACAGTCTGGAAAATGAGCCTTTACCAGGTTCAGACTCAATTGAGGCATCCAGGAGAAG AGAAAGAGGTGCTCGAGCACTGGAAGAACGATTGGCTGCAGAGAGGTTGGCTGCTGCACGACGTGAGTTGCAAAGAGAGGCTGAGGAAAATGTGTAA
- the LOC100799282 gene encoding rhomboid-like protein 19 isoform X1, with the protein MSTPALSGGTGLFSGFTRLCKGLAVVLVCGHIAVQFFPSAVNYLALIPARTIPFAWNLITAGYVEQSIYGVVVSTLSLLFIGKLLEPIWGSREFFKFIFVVNLLTSVCLFITAIALYYITRLETYLYMPLSGFHGVVSGFLVGVKQIIPDQELPFIKIKTKWLPSITVLLSIAISFWTLEATAYLPTIISGTYISWIYLRYWQRKPETKHRGDLSEDFAFSTFFPEFLRPVIDPIASIFHRMLCGRYDASNDDGYSLENEPLPGSDSIEASRRRERGARALEERLAAERLAAARRELQREAEENV; encoded by the exons ATGAGCACGCCAGCGCTTTCAGGG GGCACGGGCCTCTTCTCTGGGTTCACTCGGTTATGCAAGGGCCTTGCGGTGGTGCTTGTTTGCGGTCACATTGCGGTTCAGTTTTTCCCTTCAGCTGTTAACTACCTTGCTCTTATTCCCGCCAG GACAATCCCATTTGCCTGGAATCTCATCACAGCTGGTTATGTTGAACAATCTATATATGGG GTAGTGGTCAGCACATTAAGTCTCCTGTTTATTGGGAAGCTGCTTGAACCAATATGGGGCTCCAGGGAATTCTTTAAATTCATCTTTGTGGTTAATCTTCTAACTTCAGTATGTTTATTCATCACTGCTATTGCTTTATACTACATTACAAGGCTGGAGACTTACCT TTACATGCCACTTTCTGGATTTCATGGAGTTGTATCTGGTTTCTTGGTTGGCGTCAAGCAAATTATACCAGATCAAGAGCTTCCTTTCATTAAGATAAAAACAAAG TGGTTGCCATCTATCACTGTATTGCTTTCCATTGCTATTAGCTTCTGGACGCTAGAGGCTACAGCATATCTTCCAACCATTATATCTGGCACGTATATAAGCTGGATTTATCTTAGATACTGGCAGAGGAAACCAGAAACTAAACATAGAGGTGACCTGAGTGAAGATTTTGCTTTCTCCACATTTTTTCCAGAATTTTTAAG ACCGGTCATTGACCCTATCGCTTCAATATTTCATCGAATGCTCTGTGGAAGATATGATGCTTCTAATGATGATGGCTACAGTCTGGAAAATGAGCCTTTACCAGGTTCAGACTCAATTGAGGCATCCAGGAGAAG AGAAAGAGGTGCTCGAGCACTGGAAGAACGATTGGCTGCAGAGAGGTTGGCTGCTGCACGACGTGAGTTGCAAAGAGAGGCTGAGGAAAATGTGTAA
- the LOC100775372 gene encoding MLO-like protein 12: MAENTQVYERTLEETPTWAVAVVCFVLLSVSIVIEHIIHGIGKWFKKKHKNALFEALEKVKGELMLLGFLSLLLTVLQDPISKICVSKNVASTWHPCANPKAPKTSQSEDESEDFQINSRKLLQYYDIIPRRVLATKGYDKCDEKGKVAFVSAYGIHQLHIFIFVLAIFHILQCIVTLALGRTKMRKWRAWENETKTIEYQFYNDPERFRFARDTTFGRRHLNSWSQSTISLSIVSFFRQFFGSVNKVDYLTLRHGFITAHLAPGSHARFDFQKYIERSLEEDFKVVVGISPIIWFFAVLFLLTNTHGWYSYYWLPFIPLVIILLVGAKLQMIITKMGLRITDRGEVVKGAPVVEPGDDLFWFNRPRLLLFLIHLVLFQNAFQLAFFSWSTYEFSVKSCFHETTEDNVIRLVTGVVIQVLCSYVTLPLYALVTQMGSTMRPTIFNQRVASALKNWHNTAKKHVKNSKHTTPFSSRPSTPQYGMSPTHLLHKHLAGRSESAQTSPRTSNYENEQWGVEGSPSPSHHAVAADETQMQVLEPGSGCSGSAPELPISSQLDIRVSSSEFSFEKRHIPGSD, from the exons ATGGCTGAAAATACCCAAGTTTATGAACGAACTCTGGAGGAAACACCAACCTGGGCTGTTGCGGTTGTGTGTTTTGTGCTGCTTTCGGTTTCAATCGTCATAGAACATATTATTCATGGTATTGGAAAG TGGTtcaaaaagaaacacaaaaatgCTCTCTTTGAAGCGTTGGAAAAGGTGAAAGGAG AGCTTATGCTGCTAGGATTCTTATCCTTGCTCCTAACTGTGTTGCAAGATCCAATTTCTAAGATATGCGTATCAAAAAATGTTGCATCCACTTGGCATCCTTGTGCTAACCCAAAGGCCCCAAAAACATCTCAATCTGAGGATGAATCTGAAGACTTTCAGATCAATTCTAGGAAACTCCTACAATATTATGACATCATACCAAGGCGTGTTCTAGCTACAAAAGGATACGACAAGTGCGATGAAAAG GGAAAAGTTGCTTTTGTTTCAGCATATGGGATTCACCAGCTCCATATATTCATCTTTGTGCTGGCCATTTTTCATATTCTACAATGCATTGTAACACTGGCTTTGGGAAGAACTAAG ATGAGAAAGTGGAGAGCATGGGAAAATGAAACCAAGACTATTGAATATCAATTTTATAACG ATCCTGAGAGGTTCAGGTTTGCAAGGGACACAACATTTGGAAGAAGGCACTTGAACTCTTGGAGCCAGTCAACAATTTCGTTATCCATA GTTAGCTTCTTCCGACAATTCTTTGGATCTGTCAACAAAGTTGACTATTTAACATTACGACATGGATTCATCACG GCGCATCTGGCACCGGGAAGTCATGCAAGATTTGATTTCCAAAAGTACATCGAAAGATCACTTGAGGAGGATTTTAAAGTTGTAGTGGGGATAAG CCCAATCATATGGTTCTTCGCAGTGCTATTCCTGCTGACTAATACACATG GGTGGTATTCCTATTATTGGCTTCCATTCATCCCATTAGTT ATAATCTTATTAGTGGGTGCTAAGTTACAAATGATCATAACAAAGATGGGACTGAGGATTACAGACAGAGGAGAAGTTGTCAAAGGTGCACCTGTGGTTGAGCCAGGCGATGATCTGTTCTGGTTCAACCGTCCTCGCCTCCTTCTCTTTTTGATTCATCTTGTTCTGTTTCAG AATGCTTTTCAACTCGCATTTTTCTCTTGGAGTACT TATGAATTCTCCGTAAAGTCTTGCTTCCACGAAACAACCGAAGACAATGTCATAAGACTTGTAACGGG GGTTGTCATACAAGTTCTGTGCAGCTATGTGACATTGCCTCTATATGCTCTAGTCACACAG ATGGGTTCAACCATgaggcccaccatcttcaatcAGAGAGTAGCATCAGCTCTGAAGAACTGGCACAACACTGCCAAGAAGCATGTAAAAAACAGTAAGCACACCACACCATTCTCAAGCAGGCCATCAACCCCTCAATATGGTATGTCTCCAACTCATCTGCTACACAAACACCTTGCTGGAAGAAGTGAGAGTGCACAAACTTCTCCAAGAACATCCAACTATGAAAATGAACAGTGGGGTGTTGAAGGATCACCTTCCCCGAGCCACCATGCAGTAGCTGCTGATGAAACCCAGATGCAAGTTTTGGAGCCAGGCTCAGGCTGCTCAGGTTCAGCACCAGAATTGCCTATTAGCTCTCAACTTGATATCAGAGTTAGTTCATCTGAGTTTTCGTTTGAGAAAAGACACATTCCTGGAAGTGATTAG